Proteins found in one Amycolatopsis umgeniensis genomic segment:
- a CDS encoding transglycosylase family protein: MSYRGKHRKMSAATRHIARVAIAGVAVGAPLAIAATPASATNWDAIAQCESSGNWSTNTGNGYYGGLQFSQSTWRAYGGTGSAANASREQQIAVAERVLQGQGIGAWPHCGKKGGSASPAKAKSTAPKATKKVTPKKSTAPVQKQQAPAPVQAPAANVANSNPAGDYTVVAGDTLSKIASKFNVQGGFQKLQDLNKEFVPNADFIVVGQKLATK; encoded by the coding sequence ATGTCGTACCGAGGCAAGCACCGCAAGATGTCCGCCGCCACCCGCCACATCGCTCGCGTTGCCATTGCGGGCGTCGCGGTCGGCGCTCCCCTCGCGATCGCCGCGACCCCCGCGTCGGCGACCAACTGGGACGCCATCGCGCAGTGCGAGAGCAGCGGCAACTGGAGCACCAACACCGGAAACGGCTACTACGGTGGTCTGCAGTTCTCGCAGAGCACCTGGCGCGCCTACGGTGGCACCGGCAGCGCGGCCAACGCGTCGCGTGAGCAGCAGATCGCCGTCGCCGAGCGGGTCCTCCAGGGCCAGGGCATCGGCGCGTGGCCGCACTGTGGCAAGAAGGGCGGCTCTGCCAGCCCCGCCAAGGCCAAGTCGACCGCCCCGAAGGCCACCAAGAAGGTGACCCCGAAGAAGTCGACCGCTCCGGTCCAGAAGCAGCAGGCTCCGGCTCCGGTCCAGGCGCCGGCCGCCAACGTCGCGAACTCGAACCCGGCGGGTGACTACACCGTCGTGGCCGGCGACACGCTGTCCAAGATCGCTTCCAAGTTCAACGTCCAGGGTGGCTTCCAGAAGCTGCAGGACCTGAACAAGGAGTTCGTGCCGAACGCCGACTTCATCGTCGTCGGCCAGAAGCTCGCCACCAAGTGA
- a CDS encoding MoaD/ThiS family protein has product MVTIVVRYFASARAAVGFEEEKVALPDGARVADAVAHLRELHPEKLAKLLDAVSFLLDGVAVRDLTRPLADASELDVLPPFAGG; this is encoded by the coding sequence ATGGTGACCATCGTGGTGCGGTACTTCGCCTCGGCCCGCGCGGCCGTCGGCTTCGAAGAGGAGAAGGTGGCCCTGCCGGACGGCGCCCGCGTCGCCGACGCCGTCGCCCACCTGCGCGAACTCCACCCGGAGAAGCTGGCGAAGCTGCTCGACGCGGTCTCCTTCCTGCTGGACGGTGTCGCCGTGCGGGATCTCACGCGGCCGCTGGCCGACGCCTCCGAGTTGGACGTCCTGCCGCCGTTCGCGGGCGGCTGA
- a CDS encoding GTP-binding protein: MGFGEFDSDANAPQVAGPTSSAKIVVAGGFGSGKTTLVGAVSEIDPLTTEAMMTEASTGVDDNSATPNKSTTTVAMDFGRISLDSDLVLYVFGTPGQHRFWFMWDDLAVGAIGAVVLVDTRRLADAFPSIDFFENRKLPYVVAINCFDRLLHHQIEDVRHALTISPSVPIMACDARERESAKQVLISVVQHAIAHDSALRAG; encoded by the coding sequence GTGGGCTTCGGAGAATTTGACTCCGACGCGAATGCGCCGCAGGTGGCCGGGCCGACTTCGTCGGCCAAGATCGTGGTCGCTGGCGGATTCGGCTCGGGGAAGACCACGCTGGTCGGAGCGGTTTCGGAGATCGATCCGCTGACCACCGAGGCCATGATGACCGAGGCCAGTACCGGCGTCGACGACAATTCGGCCACCCCGAACAAGTCGACGACGACCGTGGCCATGGACTTCGGCCGGATTTCGCTGGACTCGGATCTGGTGCTGTACGTGTTCGGTACGCCGGGCCAGCACCGGTTCTGGTTCATGTGGGACGACCTCGCGGTCGGCGCCATCGGTGCCGTCGTGCTGGTCGACACGCGACGGCTCGCCGACGCGTTCCCGTCGATCGACTTCTTCGAGAACCGGAAGCTGCCGTACGTCGTGGCGATCAACTGCTTCGACCGGCTGCTGCACCACCAGATCGAGGACGTCCGGCACGCGCTGACGATCTCACCGTCCGTGCCGATCATGGCCTGTGACGCTCGGGAACGTGAGTCCGCCAAGCAGGTGTTGATCTCGGTCGTGCAGCACGCCATCGCGCACGATTCGGCGTTGCGCGCGGGGTAG
- a CDS encoding roadblock/LC7 domain-containing protein, translating into MQPGGPAQPGGQAQGKGHTSSFAWLITDFVHRVPGAAHAVVVSADGLLLASSKGLPKDRADQLAAVASGLTSLARGAAKVFEGGTVAQTVVEMANGFLFLMSVSDGSCLAVLGSPESDIGLVVYEMTLLVERVGQQLTPEMRAQLQGASVRR; encoded by the coding sequence ATGCAGCCGGGCGGTCCGGCGCAGCCTGGCGGCCAGGCGCAGGGTAAAGGACACACGAGCAGCTTTGCCTGGCTGATCACGGATTTCGTGCACCGGGTCCCGGGCGCGGCGCATGCCGTGGTGGTGTCGGCGGACGGTTTGCTGCTGGCCTCCTCCAAGGGTCTTCCCAAGGACAGGGCCGATCAGCTGGCCGCGGTCGCGTCGGGGCTCACCAGCCTCGCGCGCGGTGCGGCCAAGGTGTTCGAAGGCGGCACGGTCGCGCAGACGGTGGTCGAGATGGCCAACGGCTTCCTCTTCCTGATGTCGGTGTCCGACGGTTCCTGCCTGGCGGTCCTCGGATCGCCGGAGAGTGACATCGGCCTGGTCGTCTACGAGATGACCCTGCTGGTGGAACGCGTGGGACAACAGCTGACACCGGAGATGCGCGCGCAGCTACAGGGCGCGTCGGTCCGCCGCTGA
- a CDS encoding roadblock/LC7 domain-containing protein, with the protein MTASGQQQSSFGWLITDFARRVPGAAHAVLVSADGLLLAPSEGLPQERAEQLSAVASGLISLTAGAARCFDAGGVNQTVVEMERGYLFLMSVADGSSLAVLAAPTCDIGTVAYEMTLLVERVGQQITPELRAQLQGGVRG; encoded by the coding sequence GTGACGGCATCCGGACAGCAGCAGAGCTCGTTCGGCTGGCTCATCACGGATTTCGCGCGCCGGGTTCCCGGTGCCGCACACGCCGTGCTGGTCTCCGCGGACGGTCTTCTTCTCGCGCCGTCGGAAGGTCTGCCACAGGAACGCGCCGAACAGCTGTCCGCGGTCGCTTCCGGATTGATCAGCCTCACCGCGGGCGCGGCGCGCTGCTTCGACGCGGGCGGGGTCAACCAGACCGTCGTCGAGATGGAACGCGGGTACCTCTTCCTCATGTCGGTCGCCGACGGTTCGTCACTCGCCGTACTGGCCGCGCCGACCTGTGACATCGGCACCGTGGCCTACGAGATGACCCTGCTCGTCGAGCGGGTCGGGCAGCAGATCACCCCCGAGCTGCGGGCGCAGCTGCAAGGCGGCGTACGTGGGTAA
- the moaC gene encoding cyclic pyranopterin monophosphate synthase MoaC, translated as MSELSHVDHTGAARMVDVSGKTPSARIALAGGTVHTTAEVLGLLATDGLPKGDALATARIAGIMGAKKVPELIPLCHQIALSGVKVEFVLDETAVHITATAKTNDRTGVEMEALTAVAVAGLTLHDMIKAVDPAATLDDVRLIRKDGGKTGTWERP; from the coding sequence GTGAGTGAACTCAGCCACGTCGACCATACGGGCGCCGCCCGTATGGTCGACGTTTCCGGCAAGACGCCCTCCGCCAGGATCGCGCTGGCGGGCGGCACCGTGCACACCACGGCCGAGGTGCTCGGCCTGCTGGCGACGGACGGGCTCCCCAAGGGCGACGCCCTCGCGACAGCCAGGATCGCGGGCATCATGGGCGCGAAGAAGGTGCCCGAGCTGATTCCGCTCTGCCACCAGATCGCGCTGTCCGGGGTGAAGGTCGAGTTCGTCCTCGACGAGACCGCCGTGCACATCACCGCGACCGCGAAGACGAACGACCGCACCGGCGTCGAGATGGAGGCGCTGACCGCCGTCGCCGTCGCCGGGCTGACCCTGCACGACATGATCAAGGCCGTCGATCCCGCCGCGACCCTCGACGACGTCCGCCTGATCCGCAAGGACGGCGGCAAGACCGGGACCTGGGAGCGACCGTGA
- a CDS encoding NAD-dependent malic enzyme, producing MPVPGPGYSITVRVEAPASSTAAGDLTTAVGRVGGVLTAFDVVESHPDSIVVDISANALSENHAQDITQTLDSLPGVRVRKVSDRTFLIHLGGKIEVTPKVALRNRDDLSRAYTPGVARVCQAIAANPEDARRLTIKRNTVAVVTDGSAVLGLGNIGPAAALPVMEGKAALFKKFADVDAWPVCLDTQDTEEIIKIVKAIAPVYAGINLEDIAAPRCFEIEARLREQLDIPVFHDDQHGTAIVVVAALRNALRVVGKNIEDCKIVVSGVGAAGSAIIRLLLRKGPGDIVAADIDGIVHSARGNLDDNLTWIAEHTNKEQQAGTLHEALVGADVFIGVSAPNLFGAEQVATMKSDAVVFALANPDPEIDPLEAQKHAAVVATGRSDFPNQINNVLAFPGVFRGLLDAHAHQIDDSMLLAAADAIADVVDNGKLNASYIVPSVFDNAVAPAVAEAVKRAAKAVQAAQR from the coding sequence ATGCCGGTTCCCGGTCCCGGATATTCGATCACCGTCCGGGTGGAGGCCCCCGCGTCGTCCACCGCGGCGGGTGACCTGACGACCGCCGTCGGCCGGGTCGGTGGCGTGCTGACAGCGTTCGACGTCGTCGAGTCGCACCCCGACTCGATCGTCGTCGACATCAGCGCCAACGCCCTGTCGGAGAACCACGCGCAGGACATCACGCAGACCCTGGACTCGCTCCCGGGCGTGCGGGTCCGCAAGGTCTCCGACCGGACCTTCCTGATCCACCTCGGCGGCAAGATCGAGGTCACCCCCAAGGTCGCGCTCCGCAACCGTGACGATCTCTCCCGCGCGTACACGCCCGGAGTCGCACGCGTCTGCCAGGCCATCGCCGCGAACCCCGAGGACGCGCGCCGCCTGACCATCAAGCGGAACACCGTCGCCGTCGTCACCGACGGTTCGGCCGTGCTGGGGCTGGGCAACATCGGCCCGGCCGCCGCGCTCCCGGTGATGGAGGGCAAGGCGGCGCTGTTCAAGAAGTTCGCCGACGTCGACGCTTGGCCGGTGTGCCTGGACACCCAGGACACCGAAGAGATCATCAAGATCGTCAAGGCGATCGCCCCGGTGTACGCCGGCATCAACCTCGAGGACATCGCCGCGCCGCGTTGCTTCGAGATCGAGGCGCGGCTGCGCGAGCAGCTCGACATCCCGGTGTTCCACGACGACCAGCACGGCACCGCGATCGTCGTGGTCGCCGCGCTGCGCAACGCGCTGCGCGTGGTCGGGAAGAACATCGAGGACTGCAAGATCGTGGTCAGCGGGGTCGGCGCGGCCGGTTCGGCGATCATCCGCCTGCTGCTGCGCAAGGGGCCGGGCGACATCGTGGCCGCGGACATCGACGGCATCGTGCACTCCGCGCGCGGCAACCTCGACGACAACCTGACCTGGATCGCCGAGCACACCAACAAAGAGCAGCAGGCGGGCACGCTGCACGAGGCGCTCGTCGGCGCCGACGTGTTCATCGGGGTCTCGGCGCCGAACCTGTTCGGGGCCGAGCAGGTCGCGACCATGAAATCCGACGCCGTCGTGTTCGCGCTGGCCAACCCGGACCCGGAGATCGACCCTCTGGAAGCGCAGAAGCACGCCGCCGTGGTCGCCACCGGCCGCAGCGACTTCCCGAACCAGATCAACAACGTGCTCGCGTTCCCCGGCGTGTTCCGCGGCCTGCTCGACGCGCACGCGCACCAGATCGACGACTCCATGCTGCTCGCGGCGGCCGACGCCATCGCGGACGTCGTGGACAACGGCAAGCTCAACGCGTCGTACATCGTGCCGAGCGTCTTCGACAACGCTGTCGCCCCCGCAGTCGCCGAGGCGGTCAAGCGGGCCGCCAAGGCTGTCCAGGCCGCCCAGCGATAG
- a CDS encoding alpha/beta hydrolase: protein MKHSVLSRIGTLTVAAVTLAVLVPATASAAPSSSLKWAQCPDVATLQCATLKVPLDYRNPGGPTIDIAVSKLASTKPAKRRGIMLMNPGGPGGPGLTMPEALRAAGMPSSVLDAYDLIGFDPRGIGNSTPVTCDLKPEQLVSNVPPYARDSAAVAERATYVAGVAKQCGDSKTAANLPYITTANTARDMDRIREALGEKKISYYGVSYGSYLGAAYSTLFPQRTDRIVLDSVTGPGGLDPTTSRRLAEGFQDRFPDFAKWAAARHASYGLGRTPQQVTAKFYELAAKLDGGAVPGVDGAAFRMGTFGALYSTTSFPTLAQQWQVLDTEGVLKQSAQAAQIDIGNLLSGQLHVVCNDANWPENVGTYQRNVEKDRVKYPMFGAAGANIWACAYWPSESIEPPVRIGDRGPSTILLVQNLRDPATPLGGAKEMRRALGDRARMVSVDDGGHGVWLSSENACGNNAVNRFFVEGKRPAHDTACAADKGGYFGSMTPEQRQEREKALDEVRSKQRMF from the coding sequence ATGAAGCACTCTGTCCTGAGCAGAATCGGGACACTGACGGTCGCGGCGGTCACCTTGGCGGTACTCGTACCCGCCACGGCGTCCGCCGCGCCGTCTTCTTCGCTGAAGTGGGCACAGTGCCCGGACGTGGCCACCCTGCAGTGCGCCACCTTGAAGGTCCCGCTCGACTACCGGAACCCGGGCGGGCCGACCATCGACATCGCCGTTTCGAAGCTCGCCAGCACCAAACCGGCGAAACGGCGCGGGATCATGCTGATGAACCCCGGCGGGCCCGGCGGCCCGGGGTTGACCATGCCGGAGGCCTTGCGGGCGGCGGGGATGCCGTCGAGCGTGCTCGACGCGTACGACCTGATCGGGTTCGACCCGCGGGGGATCGGGAACAGCACGCCGGTCACCTGTGATCTCAAGCCCGAGCAGCTGGTGAGCAACGTCCCGCCGTACGCGCGTGACTCGGCGGCGGTGGCGGAGCGGGCGACGTACGTGGCCGGCGTCGCGAAGCAGTGTGGCGACTCGAAGACCGCGGCGAACCTGCCGTACATCACCACGGCCAACACGGCTCGCGACATGGACCGCATCCGCGAAGCCCTCGGCGAGAAGAAGATCTCGTACTACGGCGTCTCGTACGGCAGCTACCTCGGCGCCGCGTATTCGACGCTGTTCCCGCAGCGGACCGATCGGATCGTGCTCGACAGCGTGACCGGTCCGGGCGGGCTCGACCCGACGACCTCGCGTCGGCTGGCGGAGGGTTTCCAGGACCGCTTCCCGGACTTCGCGAAGTGGGCGGCGGCAAGGCACGCCAGCTACGGGCTCGGCCGTACGCCGCAGCAGGTGACGGCGAAGTTCTACGAACTCGCCGCCAAGCTCGACGGCGGCGCGGTTCCCGGTGTGGACGGTGCGGCGTTCCGGATGGGCACGTTCGGCGCGCTGTACTCGACCACTTCCTTCCCCACGCTGGCACAGCAATGGCAGGTGCTCGACACCGAAGGCGTTCTGAAGCAGTCCGCGCAGGCGGCGCAGATCGACATCGGCAACCTGCTGTCCGGTCAGCTGCACGTGGTCTGCAACGACGCGAACTGGCCCGAGAACGTCGGGACCTACCAGCGCAACGTCGAGAAGGACCGGGTCAAGTACCCGATGTTCGGCGCGGCCGGGGCGAACATCTGGGCGTGCGCGTACTGGCCGTCGGAGTCGATCGAGCCGCCGGTGCGGATCGGCGACCGGGGACCGTCGACGATCCTGCTGGTGCAGAACCTGCGTGACCCGGCCACGCCGCTCGGCGGAGCCAAGGAGATGCGGCGCGCGCTGGGCGACCGCGCGCGGATGGTGTCGGTCGACGACGGCGGGCACGGGGTCTGGCTGAGCTCGGAGAACGCTTGCGGCAACAACGCCGTCAACCGGTTCTTCGTCGAAGGCAAGCGTCCCGCGCACGACACGGCCTGTGCCGCGGACAAGGGCGGGTACTTCGGTTCGATGACGCCGGAGCAGCGGCAGGAACGGGAGAAGGCGCTCGACGAGGTTCGCTCGAAGCAGCGCATGTTCTGA
- a CDS encoding DUF742 domain-containing protein produces MDDGRLRGDGRLGDDFSGGWSERDDGREDWTSFRDRVDREWRSRRAQGSDNDPVSPDEASRWLTDSNAGQGPADFSVTDYRERLLGGPGAELFGGGSGPLYDSGEFAKFSFDKEEERRAAAADPLAAALPQQAQNEFVDEQYTTDVESSGLVRPYFRTRGRTKPTYDLAIEALISTSEQGRVLDRVRVPEHRSICDLCLDTRSVAEVAALLRLPLGVVRVLIGDVAGLGLVLVHTASQNVGDRPSIEFMERVLSGLRRI; encoded by the coding sequence GTGGACGACGGGCGCTTGAGGGGCGATGGCCGGCTCGGTGACGACTTCTCCGGCGGGTGGTCGGAACGTGACGACGGCCGGGAGGACTGGACGTCCTTCCGGGACCGGGTCGACCGCGAATGGCGATCGCGACGGGCACAGGGGTCGGACAACGACCCCGTGTCCCCGGACGAGGCCTCCCGCTGGCTGACCGATTCGAACGCGGGACAAGGACCCGCCGATTTCAGCGTCACGGATTACCGGGAACGCCTGCTCGGCGGTCCCGGGGCGGAACTGTTCGGTGGTGGCAGCGGTCCGCTGTACGACTCGGGCGAGTTCGCCAAGTTCTCCTTCGACAAGGAGGAGGAGCGCCGGGCGGCCGCCGCCGACCCTCTCGCCGCGGCACTGCCGCAGCAGGCGCAGAACGAGTTCGTCGACGAGCAGTACACCACCGACGTCGAATCCTCCGGCCTGGTCCGGCCGTATTTCCGTACGCGGGGACGGACCAAGCCGACGTACGACCTTGCCATCGAGGCGTTGATCTCGACCAGCGAACAGGGACGCGTGCTCGACCGGGTACGTGTCCCCGAACACCGGTCGATCTGCGACCTTTGCCTGGACACCCGGTCCGTCGCCGAAGTCGCGGCGCTGTTGCGCCTGCCGCTCGGCGTGGTCCGGGTGCTGATCGGAGACGTGGCCGGCCTCGGCCTGGTCCTGGTGCACACCGCCAGCCAGAACGTGGGTGACCGGCCCAGTATCGAGTTCATGGAGAGGGTGCTCAGTGGGCTTCGGAGAATTTGA
- a CDS encoding phosphatidylinositol-specific phospholipase C/glycerophosphodiester phosphodiesterase family protein produces MITPRRILAALLAAVAATSLATAPASAHERGVRPLPQAHSHNDYEHARPLHDALDQGFSSVEADIYLVDGQLLVAHDLADTRPDRTLESLYLEPLRKRVLANHGVGVYRQRAEFQLLIDVKGDANSTYAALEKRLYNPRYSFLFSLYAFGHVQKRAVTAVISGGRPKDVMLGQKFRLAFYDGRISGENDLGIGSDRRVTPLVSDSWTGLFTWTGDGPFPAMERAKLHELVKRAHAAGQRVRFWATPDTAGPGRDALWKELVAAGVDHLNTDDLPGLADFLRSR; encoded by the coding sequence GTGATCACTCCCCGCCGTATCCTCGCCGCGCTGCTCGCGGCGGTCGCCGCCACGAGCCTGGCGACCGCGCCCGCCTCCGCTCACGAACGCGGCGTCCGGCCACTGCCGCAGGCGCACAGTCACAACGACTACGAGCACGCCCGCCCACTGCACGACGCGCTCGATCAGGGCTTCAGCAGCGTCGAGGCCGACATTTACCTGGTGGACGGGCAGCTGCTGGTCGCGCACGACCTCGCGGACACCCGCCCGGACCGCACCCTGGAGTCGCTCTACCTGGAGCCGCTGCGCAAGCGCGTCCTGGCCAATCACGGCGTCGGCGTCTACCGGCAGCGCGCGGAGTTCCAGCTGCTGATCGACGTCAAGGGGGACGCGAACAGCACCTACGCGGCACTGGAGAAGCGGCTGTACAACCCTCGCTACTCCTTCCTCTTCTCTCTGTACGCGTTCGGGCACGTCCAGAAGCGGGCGGTCACCGCGGTGATCTCCGGGGGACGGCCGAAGGACGTGATGCTCGGGCAGAAGTTCCGGCTCGCCTTCTACGACGGCCGCATCTCCGGCGAGAACGACCTCGGCATCGGCTCGGATCGCCGGGTCACCCCGCTCGTCTCGGATTCCTGGACCGGACTGTTCACCTGGACCGGCGACGGCCCCTTCCCGGCCATGGAGCGGGCGAAACTACACGAACTGGTCAAAAGGGCACACGCGGCAGGCCAGCGGGTGCGGTTCTGGGCCACACCCGATACCGCTGGACCAGGGCGTGACGCGTTATGGAAAGAGCTGGTCGCCGCCGGGGTCGACCACCTGAATACGGATGACCTGCCAGGGCTGGCGGACTTCTTGAGGTCTCGCTAA
- a CDS encoding DUF742 domain-containing protein, which translates to MKITGFTEPEPSGWDSLYQGTEREGFDSPSRFELSSISTVMPRRPVAPPEPAPSSMPSPIRQSTPRPASAGNGAAGSGPSGSAPASVYLPSSGSRVRPYTRTGGRTRTAHDLALEALVSTSDDGRRYRGVRTMEHRQICDLCLDTRSIAEIAAHLRLPLGVVKVLVGDMADAGLVLIHQTELILGDSSSRAFMERVLQGLRAL; encoded by the coding sequence ATGAAGATCACCGGATTCACCGAACCGGAACCCTCCGGCTGGGACTCCCTCTACCAAGGCACCGAACGCGAGGGCTTCGACTCCCCGAGCCGGTTCGAGCTGAGCTCGATCAGCACGGTCATGCCGCGCCGCCCGGTCGCGCCACCGGAACCGGCCCCCTCGTCGATGCCTTCGCCGATCCGTCAGTCGACACCGCGTCCCGCCTCCGCGGGCAACGGTGCCGCCGGTTCGGGTCCTTCGGGCAGCGCGCCCGCTTCGGTCTACCTGCCGTCCTCGGGCTCGCGCGTCCGGCCTTACACGCGCACCGGCGGACGCACCCGGACCGCACACGACCTGGCGCTGGAGGCGCTGGTGTCGACCAGCGACGACGGCCGCCGCTATCGCGGCGTGCGGACCATGGAACACCGGCAGATCTGCGACCTCTGCCTGGACACCCGGTCGATCGCGGAGATCGCCGCGCATCTGCGGCTGCCGCTGGGCGTCGTGAAGGTGCTCGTCGGCGACATGGCGGACGCGGGCCTGGTGCTGATCCACCAGACGGAGCTGATCCTCGGCGACTCTTCCTCGCGCGCTTTCATGGAGCGGGTCCTTCAAGGCCTTCGCGCCCTCTAA
- a CDS encoding helicase-associated domain-containing protein, with the protein MPAPSLADWLRQESDDALAALLRTRRDLSTPPPSDTIVLATRAGTPGSVARACEDLDTFTLSVLDALLLAGADAAPVAAAEVARLTGTEIGEALALLRARALVWGADDALRVPPSARDALGPFPAGLGSSSPALIGTDIDAALAEVGEDERALLTTLAAGPPIGRTRDASAEVPLERAQNPVQRLLARGLLLRRDDQTVELPRELGIALRGGSVFEPASLREPELPVHPHQRSTVDTTAAGEAMEFLRQTESMLRAWSETPPPVLKSGGLGVRELKKLAKDLDVDESRVTLLAEIAVGAGLVADSEATVPEWVPTTLTDSWLASPTAQRWMTVAQAWLELPRLPGLAGGRDAKDKPIAPLSEDLRRPLAPTSRRRILLALAALPEGAGVKSTDELVASLAWRAPRRGGRLRDETVRWTMAEGAALGLLGLGGLTTATRALLAEDRPGAVEAMLDALPRPVDHVLVQADLTVVAPGPLEAELATEMTAVADIESAGHATVYRITETSVRRALDTGRTAGELHALFAARSATPVPQSLSYLIDDVARRHGRLRGGAAESFLRCDDASLLAEVMGSSVAANYGLRMIAPTVLISSYPLAEVLDALRTAGFAPAAEGPDGRVMDIRPSGRRLPAKARAARRAPGEPAGLTDDQVGKIVAHVRAGDAASARRRGETVRAPQGGGAGDTSATLALLSQATMERREVWIGFVDSRGTASQRVVRPMRVGGGVLEGTDNERYPLHRITSAALVED; encoded by the coding sequence ATGCCCGCGCCCTCCCTGGCGGACTGGCTGCGCCAGGAGTCCGACGACGCACTCGCCGCGCTACTGCGCACGCGTCGCGACCTGTCCACGCCACCTCCGTCCGACACGATCGTGCTCGCCACCCGAGCCGGCACGCCGGGCTCCGTCGCGCGCGCCTGCGAAGACCTCGACACCTTCACCCTCTCCGTGCTCGACGCCCTGCTGCTGGCCGGGGCGGACGCCGCTCCGGTCGCCGCGGCCGAGGTCGCGCGGCTCACGGGCACCGAGATCGGCGAGGCGCTGGCGTTGCTGCGCGCGCGGGCGCTGGTCTGGGGTGCGGACGACGCGCTGCGCGTCCCGCCGTCCGCTCGCGACGCGCTCGGCCCCTTCCCGGCCGGACTCGGATCTTCGTCGCCCGCGCTCATCGGCACGGACATCGACGCCGCGCTCGCGGAGGTCGGCGAGGACGAGCGCGCCCTGCTGACGACGCTGGCCGCCGGGCCGCCGATCGGCCGCACCCGCGACGCGTCGGCCGAGGTCCCGCTGGAGCGGGCGCAGAACCCGGTCCAGCGCCTGCTCGCCAGGGGGCTGCTGCTGCGCCGGGACGACCAGACCGTCGAGCTGCCGCGCGAACTCGGGATCGCCCTGCGCGGCGGGTCGGTGTTCGAACCGGCGTCGCTGCGCGAACCGGAACTCCCCGTACATCCGCATCAGCGGTCCACAGTGGACACGACCGCGGCGGGCGAGGCGATGGAGTTCTTGCGCCAGACCGAAAGCATGCTTCGCGCTTGGTCCGAGACGCCGCCGCCGGTGCTGAAGTCCGGTGGGCTCGGGGTCCGCGAGCTGAAGAAGCTCGCGAAGGATCTCGACGTCGACGAATCGCGGGTGACCTTGCTGGCGGAGATCGCTGTCGGCGCCGGGCTGGTGGCCGACAGCGAGGCGACCGTGCCGGAATGGGTGCCGACGACGCTGACCGATTCTTGGCTCGCGTCGCCGACAGCGCAGCGCTGGATGACGGTCGCGCAGGCCTGGCTCGAACTGCCCCGGCTGCCCGGTCTCGCCGGCGGCCGGGACGCGAAGGACAAGCCGATCGCACCGCTGTCGGAAGACCTGCGAAGGCCGTTGGCACCCACTTCGCGGCGGCGGATCCTCCTCGCCTTGGCCGCGCTGCCCGAGGGGGCCGGGGTCAAGAGCACCGACGAGCTGGTCGCGTCGCTCGCCTGGCGCGCGCCGCGCCGGGGCGGGCGGCTGCGGGACGAAACCGTCCGCTGGACGATGGCCGAAGGGGCCGCGCTCGGCCTGCTCGGGCTCGGCGGGCTCACCACGGCGACGCGCGCGCTGCTGGCCGAGGACAGGCCCGGAGCGGTCGAGGCGATGCTCGACGCGCTGCCGCGTCCGGTGGACCACGTCCTGGTCCAGGCCGACCTGACCGTGGTCGCGCCGGGACCGCTGGAAGCCGAACTCGCCACCGAGATGACCGCCGTCGCCGACATCGAATCGGCCGGGCACGCGACCGTCTACCGGATCACCGAGACCTCCGTGCGGCGCGCGCTCGACACCGGCCGGACCGCGGGCGAACTGCACGCGTTGTTCGCGGCCCGCTCGGCGACGCCGGTGCCCCAATCGCTGAGCTACCTGATCGACGACGTCGCCCGGCGGCACGGGCGGCTGCGCGGCGGGGCCGCCGAGTCGTTCCTGCGCTGCGACGACGCGTCGCTGCTCGCGGAGGTCATGGGCAGCTCCGTCGCGGCGAACTACGGCTTGCGCATGATCGCGCCGACAGTGCTCATCAGCTCGTATCCGCTCGCCGAAGTCCTCGACGCTCTTCGCACCGCGGGGTTCGCTCCGGCCGCCGAAGGCCCCGACGGACGCGTCATGGACATCAGGCCGTCCGGACGTCGCCTGCCCGCGAAGGCGCGAGCCGCGCGTCGGGCGCCAGGGGAACCCGCCGGGCTGACGGACGACCAGGTCGGCAAGATCGTCGCGCACGTCCGGGCCGGTGACGCCGCTTCGGCGCGACGCCGGGGCGAGACCGTGCGCGCGCCGCAGGGTGGCGGCGCCGGGGACACCTCCGCGACGCTGGCGTTGCTGTCCCAGGCGACCATGGAGCGCCGCGAGGTGTGGATCGGGTTCGTCGACTCACGCGGGACGGCGAGCCAGCGCGTGGTGCGGCCGATGCGCGTCGGCGGCGGGGTCCTCGAAGGGACCGACAACGAGCGCTACCCGCTGCACCGGATCACCTCGGCTGCCCTCGTCGAAGACTGA